The Triticum aestivum cultivar Chinese Spring chromosome 3A, IWGSC CS RefSeq v2.1, whole genome shotgun sequence genome includes a region encoding these proteins:
- the LOC123058821 gene encoding NAC domain-containing protein 90: MADGLPPGYRFYPTEEELICFYLRNKLDGSRGDIERVIPVVDVYSVDPLQLSEIHERLRGGGGGEGEPWFYFCARQEREARGGRPSRTTPSGYWKAAGTPGVVYSADRRPIGLRKTMVFYRGRAPSGTKTKWKMNEYRAFQHEHNDDAAGAPTATGGPHAAAPPNLPPQLRSEFSLCRLYTKSGTLRQFDRRPVAAAARGDIPGPSTAATASPDDGDGSGGSMQPLEEDLMEGAGVGGDVPVNYEGICGDFVNLKIKCQLGLSEVLIVLPSEWLPVLDMLVGARDLADRGNGSIGEGSGAKWSELGFLPNVGFYGVGAVNLEALGAIRST; the protein is encoded by the exons ATGGCCGACGGGCTGCCTCCGGGGTACCGTTTCTACCCCACGGAGGAGGAGCTGATATGCTTCTACCTGCGCAACAAGCTCGACGGCAGCCGCGGCGACATAGAGCGCGTCATCCCCGTCGTCGACGTCTACTCCGTCGACCCCTTGCAGCTCTCAG AGATCCACGAGAGGctgcgcggcggcggtggcggtgaggGGGAGCCGTGGTTCTACTTCTGCGCGCGgcaggagcgggaggcgcggggcggGCGGCCCAGCCGGACCACGCCGTCGGGGTACTGGAAGGCGGCGGGCACGCCCGGGGTCGTCTACTCCGCCGACCGCCGGCCCATCGGGCTGAGGAAGACCATGGTGTTCTACCGAGGCCGCGCGCCGTCCGGGACCAAGACCAAGTGGAAAATGAACGAGTACAGGGCCTTCCAGCACGAGCACAACGACGACGCCGCCGGCGCACCCACGGCAACCGGGGGTCCCCACGCCGCTGCGCCACCGAACCTCCCTCCGCAG CTGAGAAGCGAGTTCAGCTTGTGTCGACTCTACACCAAATCGGGGACACTGAGGCAGTTCGATCGACGGCCGGTTGCAGCGGCTGCACGCGGTGACATTCCGGGGCCATCCACGGCAGCCACCGCGTCGCCCGACGACGGTGACGGCTCCGGTGGATCCATGCAGCCGCTTGAGGAGGATCTGATGGAAGGAGCTGGCG tgggaggagatgttcccgtcaaCTATGAAGGCATCtgtggcgacttcgtcaatctcaaaataaaatgtcagctcggtctctcggaggtgctcatagtg CTGCCGTCGGAGTGGCTGCCAGTGCTGGACATGCTCGTCGGTGCTAGGGATTTGGCCGATCGGGGAAATGGGAGCATCGGGGAGGGGAGCGGAGCGAAGTGGAGTGAGCTAGGGTTTCTGCCGAATGTGGGGTTTtatggggtcgg